The following are from one region of the Methanospirillum hungatei genome:
- a CDS encoding methanogenesis marker 16 metalloprotein gives MRPIDEIRTALADGSAVILTASELKKRIAQGDTISDVDVVTCGTCGVMSGTYAVLSVPVAPPGAFSRADTISLQGVPAIPGPCPNERLGLVDLMVFGTAHADDRYGGGHLIHDLIAGKEIHVAVTSAGKNYEADVTLSDLPFARLFTTRSAFKNYSAIINRACEPEKTIFSALPLQGTSTQATVSGCGEINPVENDPTLRFLSSGTPVIVNGAGGRVIGTGTRSSTERPNLSVHADLKEMDAQFCGGFLTAAGPECITSIGTVIPVVDKDVLTSLSVRDCDIPMPVVDISDRQPVGTASYDQVWTGTATRVLYHPQRCLHCSPCDARTSCPVDAIREDGTINQIQCFVCGTCVQICKESAYEGNFGSIRSDRDGSGIPIVLRQSDRRRAEILCRKVRDMLVRGEFQV, from the coding sequence ATGAGACCAATCGATGAGATCCGGACTGCCCTTGCTGATGGTTCTGCAGTTATCCTGACCGCATCGGAGTTAAAGAAAAGAATTGCACAAGGTGATACCATCTCTGATGTTGATGTGGTCACCTGTGGAACTTGTGGAGTTATGTCTGGCACCTATGCGGTCCTTTCTGTTCCTGTTGCCCCTCCCGGAGCCTTTTCACGTGCAGATACCATCTCTCTGCAGGGAGTGCCTGCAATTCCTGGTCCCTGCCCGAATGAACGACTGGGTCTTGTGGATCTCATGGTATTCGGGACAGCCCATGCAGATGACCGGTATGGCGGGGGACATCTGATCCATGACCTCATTGCTGGTAAGGAGATCCATGTCGCAGTTACCTCGGCTGGAAAGAACTATGAGGCTGATGTAACCCTTTCTGACCTCCCGTTTGCCCGGTTATTCACAACCCGGAGTGCGTTTAAGAACTACTCTGCAATCATCAATCGTGCCTGCGAACCTGAGAAGACGATATTTTCTGCCCTGCCTCTTCAGGGTACCAGTACACAGGCTACCGTATCCGGATGCGGGGAGATAAACCCGGTGGAAAATGATCCAACCCTTCGGTTCCTCTCTTCCGGTACTCCGGTGATCGTGAACGGGGCTGGTGGCCGGGTTATTGGAACCGGGACCAGGAGTTCTACTGAGCGGCCCAATCTTTCAGTCCATGCCGACCTGAAGGAGATGGATGCACAGTTTTGTGGCGGTTTTCTCACCGCTGCAGGTCCTGAGTGTATCACCAGTATCGGGACTGTAATTCCGGTTGTTGACAAGGATGTCCTCACTTCCCTTTCTGTCCGGGATTGTGATATTCCAATGCCGGTTGTGGATATCAGTGACCGCCAGCCGGTTGGGACTGCCTCGTATGATCAGGTCTGGACCGGCACTGCAACACGGGTCTTGTATCATCCACAGCGATGTCTTCATTGTTCTCCCTGTGATGCCAGAACCTCGTGTCCGGTTGATGCAATCCGGGAAGACGGGACGATCAATCAGATACAATGTTTTGTCTGTGGAACCTGTGTGCAGATCTGTAAAGAATCAGCGTATGAGGGGAATTTTGGTTCCATCAGGAGCGATAGAGATGGATCTGGCATTCCGATTGTCCTCCGGCAGTCTGACCGGAGAAGAGCAGAGATACTCTGCAGGAAAGTGCGGGATATGCTGGTCAGGGGTGAATTTCAGGTATGA
- a CDS encoding GTP-binding protein: MKLIIIAGPPSAGKTAVTRQIIRTHPELKTAYLKIDVVCATEDEEIRDEFHIPAKKVYSGDLCPDHAGIMILDEAIQWAMAEEADMLIVESAGLCLRCTPYTTQSFGIVVLSAISGIQSPAKMAPMIALADIAVVTRIDLVSQAEKEVFREKIRGIRGDIDIVETNAVQGTGMRYLTRAIGETQDIQDPSTITLRGIPPLGVCTVCIGKTNIGWKHHTGVLRQLDGDTLMFRGD; this comes from the coding sequence ATGAAACTCATCATCATCGCCGGTCCTCCCTCGGCTGGAAAGACTGCGGTCACCAGGCAGATAATCAGGACCCATCCGGAGCTGAAAACTGCATACCTGAAGATAGATGTCGTCTGTGCCACCGAAGACGAAGAGATCAGGGATGAGTTTCATATTCCGGCAAAGAAGGTCTACTCCGGTGATCTCTGTCCTGATCATGCAGGCATCATGATCCTTGATGAGGCTATTCAGTGGGCAATGGCAGAAGAGGCAGATATGCTCATCGTCGAGAGTGCGGGCCTTTGTCTGCGATGTACTCCGTATACCACCCAGTCATTTGGTATTGTCGTCTTATCTGCAATCTCCGGGATTCAGTCACCTGCAAAGATGGCACCCATGATAGCCCTTGCCGATATCGCGGTGGTGACCAGGATTGACCTTGTCTCACAAGCGGAGAAGGAGGTGTTCAGAGAGAAGATCCGGGGCATCAGGGGAGATATCGATATTGTTGAGACCAATGCCGTGCAGGGAACTGGTATGCGATACCTGACAAGGGCTATTGGCGAAACCCAGGATATCCAGGACCCGTCCACCATCACCCTCCGGGGTATCCCTCCGCTTGGTGTGTGTACGGTCTGCATTGGAAAGACGAACATCGGATGGAAGCATCATACTGGCGTTCTTCGTCAGCTTGATGGAGATACACTCATGTTCAGAGGTGACTGA
- a CDS encoding cysteate synthase produces the protein MTGYTLTCPVCNKEFSDSYTLTCPDGCQGLIRAKYSVRQITHHEAPGVFKYMDWLPVISSLPTRAEPVCFKSEGLARALGLSDLWIVFSGYWPEVGAFAVSGSFKEFEAFPTMQRISERTKGIIQVSSAGNTGRAFAEVSAQTGQPVIIVVPESARDRIFTTLPAHDILLITISGDYTDAISLGHRICTLPGVFPEGGAKNVARRDGMGTVMLAGTLAMGTLPDWYVQAVGSGTGGIAAYEASLRLIADGRFGTKMPRLLLFQNEPFIPMVRAWQEGRREIRDEDMPDAEHAISQVYSDVLTNRTPPYGIAGGVFDTLIATNGLMAGVSSEDAQEGGNLFSSCEGIDPDPAAAVCVAGLREAVRSGMINPDEKILINITGGGYARGAKDLPRFVKEPGIVTSKETPFEKITAVVQEWMRYYA, from the coding sequence ATGACCGGATATACGCTCACCTGCCCGGTATGTAATAAGGAATTTTCCGATTCCTATACGCTCACCTGTCCGGATGGGTGTCAGGGACTTATTCGGGCAAAATATTCAGTACGTCAGATAACGCACCATGAGGCGCCGGGTGTTTTCAAATATATGGACTGGCTTCCGGTCATCAGTTCACTCCCGACCCGGGCTGAGCCGGTCTGTTTCAAAAGTGAGGGTCTTGCTCGTGCTTTGGGCCTTTCAGATCTCTGGATTGTCTTCTCCGGGTACTGGCCTGAAGTGGGTGCCTTTGCCGTGAGCGGTTCGTTTAAGGAGTTTGAAGCCTTCCCGACGATGCAGCGGATATCCGAGCGGACGAAGGGAATCATCCAGGTGTCCTCTGCCGGAAATACAGGCCGAGCATTTGCCGAGGTTTCAGCTCAGACTGGTCAGCCGGTCATCATCGTCGTTCCTGAATCTGCACGAGACCGGATATTCACGACCCTACCAGCACACGATATCCTGCTGATTACCATCTCAGGTGATTATACCGATGCCATCAGTCTGGGACACCGGATCTGCACACTCCCAGGTGTTTTTCCGGAAGGAGGAGCGAAAAATGTTGCCAGACGTGATGGCATGGGCACCGTCATGCTGGCTGGAACCCTTGCGATGGGAACACTTCCTGACTGGTACGTGCAGGCTGTCGGGAGCGGAACCGGGGGAATTGCAGCATACGAAGCCTCGCTCCGGCTTATTGCAGATGGTCGGTTCGGGACGAAAATGCCCCGCCTCCTTCTCTTCCAGAATGAACCATTTATCCCGATGGTCAGGGCCTGGCAGGAGGGAAGACGGGAGATCAGAGATGAAGATATGCCTGATGCAGAACATGCCATCTCCCAGGTGTATTCAGATGTCCTGACAAACCGGACACCTCCCTATGGAATTGCCGGAGGGGTGTTTGATACGCTCATCGCAACAAACGGACTCATGGCCGGCGTTTCATCTGAAGATGCACAGGAAGGAGGAAACCTCTTCTCTTCATGTGAAGGAATAGATCCTGATCCTGCTGCAGCGGTTTGTGTGGCAGGCTTACGAGAGGCAGTTCGTTCAGGGATGATCAACCCTGATGAGAAGATTCTTATCAATATCACGGGGGGAGGATATGCCAGGGGAGCGAAAGATCTTCCCCGGTTTGTAAAAGAACCAGGTATCGTGACATCAAAAGAGACTCCCTTTGAGAAGATAACTGCAGTGGTGCAGGAATGGATGAGATATTATGCATGA
- a CDS encoding ATP-binding cassette domain-containing protein has translation MTEETIRDITILPGRNRRGIQEAFDEIHIRPGDTLSIVGPTGSGKSAFINDIEIFANRDTVTGRQILVNGKLPPERYVRDPAAKPVALITQNTRCLCDLCVSDFLRMHLLSRGYMKESCIQETINLANQFTGEPITAHVRMTSLSGGQTRSLMVADAILISNTPIILLDEVENAGIFKEKVIEVLRQHHKALLFVTHDPLVSLLSDRRIVMQDGAVSRVIEPDGAEEHAIRQMLHMDGVIGQMREMIRAGELITSPIPVSY, from the coding sequence ATGACAGAGGAAACCATCAGGGATATAACCATACTGCCAGGACGAAATCGCAGGGGAATACAGGAGGCATTTGATGAGATCCACATCAGACCAGGCGATACCCTGTCTATCGTCGGGCCGACCGGGTCAGGAAAAAGTGCCTTTATCAACGATATCGAGATATTTGCAAACCGGGATACCGTCACCGGGCGGCAGATCCTGGTCAACGGAAAACTTCCTCCGGAGCGGTATGTCCGTGACCCGGCAGCAAAACCTGTTGCCCTCATCACCCAGAATACCCGGTGCCTGTGTGACCTCTGCGTATCAGACTTTTTACGAATGCATCTCCTTTCCCGTGGATATATGAAAGAGTCCTGCATTCAGGAGACTATCAATCTTGCAAACCAGTTTACCGGAGAACCGATCACCGCCCATGTCCGGATGACCAGCCTTTCCGGAGGACAGACCAGATCTCTGATGGTGGCAGATGCCATTCTCATCTCAAATACACCGATAATCCTGCTTGATGAGGTTGAAAATGCTGGTATATTCAAAGAAAAGGTAATAGAAGTCCTTCGTCAGCATCACAAGGCCCTGCTCTTTGTCACCCATGATCCCCTGGTCTCCCTACTCTCAGATCGGCGGATCGTCATGCAGGATGGTGCCGTCTCCCGGGTCATCGAGCCAGACGGGGCAGAGGAGCATGCAATCCGTCAGATGCTTCACATGGATGGCGTTATCGGCCAGATGAGAGAGATGATTCGTGCCGGTGAACTGATCACTTCGCCCATTCCGGTATCCTACTGA
- the pstB gene encoding phosphate ABC transporter ATP-binding protein PstB, whose amino-acid sequence MNEEIIIDVQNLNLWYGETQALRNVTLPIANRKVTALIGPSGCGKSTLIRCFNRMNDLVSDCRVTGDILYHGQNINGPDADPVDLRIKIGMVFQKPNPFPKSIYENIAYGPRVHGTRNKKQLDEIVHNCLRKAALWEEVKDRLHDSAMSLSGGQQQRLCIARTLAVNPEIILMDEPCSALDPIATSKIEDLIDDLKREYCVIIVTHSMSQASRVSDYTAFMYLGDLIEFGETRQIFENPHKELTENYITGRFG is encoded by the coding sequence ATGAATGAAGAAATAATCATTGATGTGCAGAATTTAAACCTCTGGTATGGCGAAACCCAGGCTCTGCGCAATGTAACCCTGCCAATAGCGAACAGAAAGGTCACCGCTCTGATTGGTCCCTCCGGATGTGGAAAATCCACACTAATCCGGTGTTTTAACCGCATGAATGATCTGGTCTCCGATTGCCGGGTCACTGGAGACATCCTTTACCATGGACAAAATATCAACGGACCTGATGCTGATCCGGTAGATCTGAGAATAAAGATTGGGATGGTTTTCCAAAAGCCAAATCCCTTCCCAAAATCTATCTACGAGAATATTGCATATGGCCCACGGGTTCATGGCACCAGAAATAAAAAACAACTTGATGAAATAGTACATAATTGCCTTCGAAAAGCTGCATTGTGGGAAGAAGTAAAAGATCGGCTCCATGATTCTGCAATGAGTCTTTCCGGAGGTCAGCAACAACGGCTCTGTATCGCGAGAACCCTTGCAGTAAATCCGGAGATCATCCTGATGGATGAACCGTGTAGTGCCCTTGACCCGATAGCAACATCAAAGATCGAGGATCTGATTGATGATCTCAAACGTGAGTATTGTGTGATAATTGTCACCCACAGTATGTCCCAAGCCTCCCGCGTTTCAGATTATACGGCATTTATGTACTTAGGTGACCTCATTGAGTTTGGTGAAACCAGGCAGATATTTGAGAATCCACATAAAGAATTGACTGAGAACTATATCACCGGAAGATTCGGATGA
- a CDS encoding methyl-accepting chemotaxis protein codes for MADSYQQTTNPDGYQNRESQTILNDIPNPILVLKENRIIYANMAAIRTFRARQADDLMGSFLSDLSPTHQPDGSSSAVMIQELLKTVQRGKNTRFEWVFTRFDKVELSGKVTIRQSEYSKTPSLIVSIIDNTPEHHAIRDILHLAEEMKSGNLRARLNAQDYKGDMFKLITGINEMLNGILHPFRDMNRVLQKIAKGDMSAGIDQVYSGEHEKIRQAVNGVADVTKEVHKEISLMVEAAKRGDLANRGRPELFTGEYAETIKGMNEMLDAILTPIRAGNRILQKIRKGDLSERVEIECVGDHAKIRDGINAVHDWLNGLIIYVTRIADGDMNAEIIQASDRDQIHGPLVRMRDNIRDVISDVDMLVTSGSEGRLQVRADPSQHKGDFRKIIEGINKTLDSVVIPIHEAMDVSNDYAQYDFTRRMNTDVSYSGEWKAFQTALDDVGHHVSDAISIITKQIEVLNNVSTQASSSIRDISGGSSLLAEIAQNVSLKAEQGGDGLSQILRAMEDLAVNVSEVSARTGEVNQISSDTNNLSKQGSALAQEAERGMKEITSSTDMVTGLVHEIMEEMSKISKISLVISDIASQTNLLALNAAIEAARAGEAGRGFAVVASEVKSLALESRKSAENISEMIEGLTKKTEQASETMDKSVMVVREGGKALNETLEVFNKIIDSVNTVSLQMDNVAKSAEQQAAAVEEITASINEVNTLVSGTAKDAVAAAAASEEASAAIDQISEQIIHVHEVAENLNKETNKFVV; via the coding sequence ATGGCGGATTCATACCAACAGACAACAAACCCGGATGGCTACCAGAACCGGGAATCACAGACAATACTCAATGATATCCCAAACCCCATTCTGGTTCTGAAAGAAAACCGCATTATATATGCTAATATGGCAGCTATCCGCACATTTCGGGCGCGCCAGGCAGATGATCTCATGGGATCTTTCCTATCTGATTTGTCTCCCACCCATCAGCCTGATGGTTCTTCTTCAGCAGTTATGATTCAAGAACTCCTGAAGACAGTTCAAAGAGGAAAAAACACCAGGTTTGAATGGGTATTTACCAGGTTTGACAAAGTTGAATTATCAGGAAAAGTAACCATTCGCCAGTCAGAGTATTCTAAAACCCCATCCCTGATTGTTTCAATAATTGATAATACCCCTGAGCATCATGCTATTCGTGACATTCTCCATCTTGCCGAAGAGATGAAGAGCGGCAACCTGAGAGCACGACTCAATGCACAAGATTACAAAGGAGATATGTTTAAACTCATCACCGGCATCAATGAGATGCTCAATGGCATTCTTCATCCATTCAGGGACATGAACCGAGTGCTCCAGAAGATTGCGAAAGGTGATATGAGTGCAGGTATCGACCAGGTATATTCCGGGGAGCATGAAAAGATTAGGCAGGCTGTCAACGGAGTGGCTGATGTTACGAAGGAGGTACACAAGGAGATCTCCCTGATGGTGGAGGCGGCAAAACGTGGTGACCTGGCAAACAGGGGAAGACCAGAATTATTCACCGGAGAATATGCAGAAACCATCAAGGGTATGAATGAGATGCTTGATGCAATTCTTACCCCTATCCGGGCAGGAAACCGGATTCTTCAAAAGATCCGGAAAGGGGACCTGAGTGAACGAGTCGAGATCGAATGTGTGGGTGATCATGCCAAGATTAGAGATGGAATTAATGCGGTTCATGACTGGTTAAATGGCCTGATTATTTATGTGACTCGGATTGCAGACGGTGACATGAATGCAGAGATAATCCAGGCATCAGATAGGGATCAGATCCATGGGCCGCTTGTCAGGATGCGGGATAATATCCGGGATGTTATCTCTGATGTGGATATGCTTGTTACGTCAGGATCTGAAGGAAGATTACAGGTTCGTGCCGATCCCTCCCAGCATAAAGGAGATTTCAGGAAGATTATCGAGGGGATCAATAAAACACTGGATTCAGTTGTTATCCCGATTCATGAGGCAATGGATGTCTCAAATGATTATGCACAGTATGATTTCACCAGAAGAATGAATACCGATGTTTCATACTCTGGAGAGTGGAAAGCATTTCAAACAGCCCTTGATGATGTGGGCCATCATGTCTCTGATGCAATTTCAATCATTACCAAACAGATCGAAGTATTAAATAATGTTTCAACCCAGGCTTCTTCAAGTATCAGGGATATTTCTGGTGGATCTTCGCTTCTTGCTGAAATTGCACAAAATGTAAGTCTCAAAGCAGAACAGGGTGGAGATGGTCTTTCTCAGATTCTGCGGGCAATGGAAGATCTTGCAGTCAACGTATCTGAAGTATCAGCACGGACAGGAGAAGTAAATCAGATCTCCTCAGATACCAACAATCTCTCGAAACAAGGATCGGCCCTTGCACAGGAAGCTGAACGGGGTATGAAAGAGATCACGAGCTCAACGGACATGGTCACTGGTCTGGTCCATGAGATCATGGAAGAGATGAGCAAAATAAGCAAGATATCCCTCGTGATATCTGATATTGCATCACAAACGAACCTTCTTGCATTAAATGCCGCTATTGAAGCAGCACGGGCAGGAGAGGCAGGAAGAGGATTTGCCGTTGTTGCAAGTGAAGTCAAATCACTGGCTCTTGAGTCCAGGAAGTCTGCAGAGAATATTTCTGAGATGATTGAGGGGTTAACAAAGAAGACAGAGCAGGCCTCTGAAACTATGGATAAGAGTGTCATGGTAGTCAGAGAAGGTGGAAAAGCTCTGAATGAAACGCTCGAAGTCTTCAATAAGATCATTGATTCGGTTAATACAGTCAGTTTACAGATGGATAATGTAGCAAAGTCTGCAGAACAACAGGCTGCTGCAGTAGAAGAGATTACCGCGTCTATAAACGAAGTAAATACCCTTGTTTCAGGAACTGCGAAAGATGCCGTTGCAGCAGCAGCAGCAAGTGAAGAAGCCTCGGCAGCAATTGACCAGATTTCAGAACAGATAATCCATGTCCATGAAGTTGCCGAAAACCTCAATAAAGAGACAAATAAATTCGTAGTCTGA
- the pstA gene encoding phosphate ABC transporter permease PstA, which yields MHTLWFVCAISSIIGIFFILIFLLYDAVPAFLDIGLIPFLTGERWDPASVIPKYGLVPLIVGTLLVTLGAMIFAVPFGIACAIYIAELASPRMRTILKPAIELLAGIPSVVYGFFGLVILVKFLQDILSVPSGESVLAGSILLGIMSLPTIISVSEDAISSVPRYLKEGSLALGATHWQTISHVIIPAALSGITAAIILGIGRAVGETMAVIMVTGNAAIIPEPIWNILSPVRTLTGTLGIEMGEVAVGSLHYHALFGVAVVLLLITLIINLSALMVMKRIKSSQTGGGSKKGLFSDLMINDRLSWITQYTPLGLTALLGLALLSIGMWYGAVCIVLLYIIGRLVDRYCIRQTIQKIWFSIIGLMMAVVTLILIFILYDIFSNGLPYVTLDFLTQAPRNLGRGGGIYPAIIGTFYLVTGSILIALPLGIGAAIYLVEYTKENILTRIIRTATDLLNGTPSIVFGLFGFTFLVLFLGFGISLIAGMVTLALMVLPTVIRTTEEALKSVPDSIREGSYALGATKWQTVRRVVLPPSIPGIITGAILSIGRAAGETAPIMFTAVVFMQRRLPDSFLDPVMALPYHLFILATNVPGARNNQYATAVVLLVLVILIYGGAIVIRNHYDKKVRW from the coding sequence ATGCATACTCTATGGTTTGTCTGTGCCATATCCTCAATCATCGGCATATTTTTCATCCTGATTTTCCTGCTTTATGATGCAGTACCTGCCTTTCTGGATATCGGGCTTATTCCTTTTCTCACCGGAGAACGATGGGATCCTGCCAGCGTCATTCCAAAATACGGACTTGTTCCACTTATTGTCGGAACATTGCTTGTTACCCTCGGGGCAATGATCTTTGCGGTTCCATTTGGTATTGCCTGTGCCATTTATATTGCTGAACTTGCAAGCCCACGGATGAGAACTATTCTGAAACCAGCCATTGAACTTCTTGCTGGAATTCCTTCTGTAGTGTATGGTTTTTTCGGTCTTGTCATTCTGGTTAAATTTTTACAGGACATTCTTTCAGTCCCATCCGGAGAATCGGTTCTGGCAGGATCAATTCTGCTTGGGATCATGTCATTACCGACAATTATTAGTGTATCAGAAGATGCCATCAGTTCAGTTCCCCGGTACTTAAAAGAAGGATCTCTCGCTCTTGGTGCTACCCATTGGCAGACTATTTCCCATGTAATTATTCCTGCTGCTCTATCCGGTATAACTGCAGCGATAATTCTTGGTATCGGCCGGGCGGTAGGTGAGACGATGGCAGTGATAATGGTTACCGGCAATGCAGCTATAATACCAGAACCAATCTGGAATATTCTCTCACCGGTGCGAACACTGACAGGGACACTTGGTATCGAGATGGGAGAAGTTGCTGTTGGATCACTTCATTATCATGCTTTATTTGGGGTCGCTGTTGTTTTACTTCTGATAACCCTGATTATCAACCTTTCAGCCCTGATGGTGATGAAACGGATAAAGAGTTCACAAACAGGAGGAGGTTCGAAAAAGGGACTGTTTTCAGATCTTATGATAAATGACCGGCTGTCCTGGATAACGCAGTATACCCCCCTGGGATTAACAGCCCTTCTCGGGTTAGCCCTGCTCAGTATCGGAATGTGGTATGGAGCAGTATGTATTGTGCTTCTTTACATAATCGGAAGACTGGTTGACAGATACTGTATCAGACAAACCATTCAGAAAATATGGTTTTCAATAATTGGTTTGATGATGGCAGTTGTAACACTCATTCTCATTTTTATCCTCTATGATATATTTTCAAACGGCCTTCCATATGTTACCCTTGATTTCCTGACACAGGCCCCACGAAATCTTGGACGTGGTGGAGGGATATATCCGGCCATTATCGGGACATTCTATCTTGTGACCGGATCAATTCTCATTGCTTTGCCTCTTGGAATAGGGGCAGCCATATATCTGGTTGAATATACTAAAGAGAATATTCTCACACGGATTATCAGAACCGCTACAGATCTTCTAAATGGAACTCCTTCCATCGTATTTGGTCTGTTTGGGTTCACATTCCTTGTTCTGTTCCTTGGGTTTGGCATCTCCCTTATTGCGGGTATGGTAACCCTGGCCCTCATGGTTCTTCCAACAGTCATACGGACCACCGAAGAAGCCCTGAAAAGTGTTCCTGACAGTATCAGGGAGGGATCATATGCCCTTGGGGCAACGAAGTGGCAGACCGTTCGCAGGGTGGTCCTGCCTCCCTCTATTCCAGGAATTATTACCGGAGCAATTCTTTCAATTGGTCGGGCTGCCGGAGAGACTGCTCCAATCATGTTTACTGCAGTTGTGTTCATGCAACGCAGGCTTCCGGATTCATTTCTTGATCCGGTTATGGCCCTTCCATACCATCTTTTTATCCTGGCAACCAATGTTCCGGGAGCCAGAAATAACCAGTACGCAACCGCAGTGGTTCTTTTAGTCCTCGTTATTTTGATTTATGGAGGGGCAATTGTCATCAGAAATCATTATGATAAAAAAGTCAGGTGGTAA
- a CDS encoding (Fe-S)-binding protein: MGEDWTPPGRNCGACGYGTCDEFSLALRTGTRKKEECPFSSQVLHQKMPCTEAILGTADILGDPFDFILHPLPGECSARKILLPFRPDLVEKWDVQPGDILTGRPMGAGCPVQHVLQVLSASNVSGVIETHVVGPLYSRGREVKDLEAYHIIGFEGMAESVRQSPVFGRRMRFLPAYCMMNLSHTGVVNQLFSRKEGLQVRVEDIRLL, translated from the coding sequence ATGGGAGAGGACTGGACCCCGCCTGGAAGAAACTGTGGTGCATGCGGGTACGGGACCTGTGATGAGTTCTCTCTTGCTCTTCGGACTGGGACCAGAAAAAAGGAGGAATGCCCGTTCTCCTCTCAGGTCCTGCATCAGAAGATGCCCTGTACAGAGGCTATTCTGGGGACCGCTGATATTTTGGGAGACCCCTTTGATTTTATCCTGCACCCATTACCTGGTGAATGTTCGGCAAGGAAAATTCTCCTTCCATTCAGACCTGATCTCGTTGAAAAATGGGATGTCCAGCCGGGTGATATCCTGACCGGACGGCCGATGGGAGCCGGATGCCCGGTCCAGCATGTCCTGCAGGTGTTGTCAGCAAGCAACGTATCAGGGGTGATAGAAACGCACGTTGTCGGTCCGCTCTACTCACGAGGGAGAGAGGTAAAAGATCTTGAGGCCTATCATATCATTGGGTTTGAAGGAATGGCAGAGAGTGTCCGTCAGTCACCGGTATTTGGGAGGAGGATGCGGTTTCTCCCTGCGTATTGTATGATGAATCTTTCCCATACCGGCGTTGTGAACCAGTTATTCTCGCGAAAAGAAGGACTGCAGGTACGGGTGGAGGATATCAGGCTCCTATGA
- the comE gene encoding sulfopyruvate decarboxylase subunit beta, producing the protein MHEQTVSGILKKEAIEYIISLPCDRTKDLCEILEKEFRYITISREEDGIGILSGLSLMGKRGVLQMQSSGLGNSLNALMTLPYLYMLPLPILASWRGYYQEKISAQIPFNEKIPDLLKLYNIPCTIIREPADIDLITSVISDAWIESRPHVALISPQVWEGEEELLKSEPTVRTRTTSLSYQGVIHESVMQRADAIGVLASLMTDELVVSNIGVPSKELYHAWDNPANFYMLGSYTQASPLGFGIALGTDRTVVVLDGDGSLLGTAVLPVIAGESPDNLIIIGLDNGVFGSTGNQCSPAWKTVDLELLARASGFVRTWKVHTPEELRDAYTKARSGGPSFIHVIIRPGNRNVPNILLSPLEIKNRFYSEVRKN; encoded by the coding sequence ATGCATGAACAGACCGTTTCAGGGATATTAAAAAAGGAAGCAATTGAGTATATCATCTCGCTTCCCTGTGATCGGACAAAAGATCTCTGTGAGATCCTTGAGAAAGAATTCCGGTATATTACCATCTCACGTGAAGAGGACGGTATTGGGATTCTGTCCGGCCTGTCCCTGATGGGAAAACGGGGCGTATTACAGATGCAGAGTTCAGGTCTTGGTAACTCTCTCAATGCCCTGATGACCCTCCCCTACCTGTACATGCTTCCCCTGCCAATCCTTGCAAGCTGGAGAGGATATTACCAGGAGAAAATATCTGCCCAGATCCCGTTTAATGAAAAGATCCCGGATCTCCTGAAATTATACAATATTCCCTGCACGATTATCCGGGAACCTGCGGATATTGATCTCATCACCTCGGTCATCAGTGATGCCTGGATCGAAAGCAGACCTCATGTTGCTCTTATCTCACCTCAGGTCTGGGAGGGAGAGGAAGAACTCCTGAAATCCGAACCAACAGTACGGACCAGAACAACGAGTCTTTCCTATCAGGGAGTCATTCATGAATCAGTCATGCAGCGGGCTGATGCAATCGGGGTTCTTGCGTCGTTGATGACCGATGAACTGGTCGTCTCAAATATCGGTGTTCCATCAAAGGAACTCTATCATGCATGGGATAATCCGGCCAATTTCTACATGCTCGGCTCATATACACAGGCAAGTCCCCTTGGATTTGGTATCGCTCTTGGAACTGACCGGACGGTGGTCGTCCTTGACGGTGACGGAAGCCTTCTTGGAACAGCTGTCCTTCCGGTTATTGCCGGAGAATCCCCTGATAATCTGATTATTATCGGTCTTGACAACGGAGTATTTGGAAGCACCGGAAATCAGTGTTCTCCGGCATGGAAGACTGTTGATCTGGAATTACTGGCACGAGCCAGCGGATTTGTTCGGACATGGAAAGTTCACACTCCTGAAGAACTCCGGGATGCATATACAAAGGCACGTTCAGGTGGTCCATCATTTATTCATGTAATTATCAGACCTGGAAACCGGAATGTTCCAAATATTTTACTCTCTCCACTGGAGATTAAAAACAGGTTCTATTCTGAGGTCAGGAAGAACTGA